Proteins encoded in a region of the Mycolicibacterium chitae genome:
- a CDS encoding MbtH family protein yields the protein MSTNPFDDENGTFYVLVNDEEQHSLWPAFAELPAGWRSVFGEASRADCLAYVEQNWSDIRPRTLREALRG from the coding sequence ATGAGCACCAACCCCTTCGATGACGAGAACGGCACCTTCTACGTGCTGGTCAACGACGAGGAACAGCACAGCCTGTGGCCGGCCTTCGCCGAGCTGCCGGCCGGCTGGCGCAGCGTGTTCGGCGAGGCCTCGCGGGCCGACTGCCTGGCCTACGTCGAACAGAACTGGAGCGACATCCGGCCGCGGACGCTGCGCGAGGCCCTGCGCGGATAG
- a CDS encoding type II toxin-antitoxin system VapB family antitoxin, with protein MIFKGVRDGKPYPDHGLTHRDWSKIPPRQIRLDELVTTTTVLALDRLLSEDSTFYGDLFPHAVKWQGIVYLEDGLHRAVRAALRNRTILHARLFDMDLLAPA; from the coding sequence ATGATTTTCAAGGGTGTCCGGGACGGGAAGCCCTACCCCGACCATGGCCTGACCCACCGCGACTGGTCGAAGATCCCGCCCCGGCAGATCCGCCTCGACGAGCTGGTGACCACCACCACGGTGCTGGCGCTGGACCGGCTGCTGTCCGAGGACTCGACGTTCTACGGCGATCTGTTCCCACACGCCGTGAAGTGGCAGGGCATCGTCTACCTCGAGGACGGCCTGCACCGCGCCGTGCGGGCGGCGCTGCGCAACCGCACGATCTTGCACGCGCGGCTGTTCGACATGGACCTGCTGGCCCCGGCCTGA
- the hrcA gene encoding heat-inducible transcriptional repressor HrcA: MGSADDRRFEVLRAIVADFVSTKEPIGSKSLVERHNLGVSSATIRNDMAVLEAEGYIAQPHTSSGRVPTEKGYREFVDRLDHVKPMSSPERKAILSFLESGVDLDDVLRRSVRLLAQLTRQVAVVQYPTLSSSTVRHVEVVALSPARLLLVVITDSGRVDQRIVELGDAIDEHQLGQLRDLLGKALDGKKMAAASVAVADLASQLDGTGGLGDAVGRSATVLLESLVEHREERLLTGGTANLTSNTADFGGSLRSVLEALEEQVVVLKLLAAKQEAGKVTVRIGHEAQVASGTEQMAGTSVVSTTYGTMDTVYGGMGVLGPTRMDYPGTMASVAAVALYIGEVLGTR, encoded by the coding sequence ATGGGCAGTGCCGACGATCGTCGCTTCGAAGTGCTTCGCGCCATCGTGGCCGACTTCGTGTCGACCAAGGAGCCCATCGGCTCCAAGTCGCTGGTGGAGCGACACAATCTCGGTGTCTCGAGCGCCACGATCCGCAACGACATGGCGGTCCTCGAGGCCGAGGGGTACATCGCCCAGCCGCACACCAGCTCCGGGCGGGTGCCCACCGAGAAGGGCTACCGGGAGTTCGTCGACCGCCTCGACCACGTCAAGCCGATGTCCTCACCGGAACGCAAGGCCATCCTGAGCTTCCTGGAATCCGGCGTGGACCTCGACGATGTGCTGCGCCGCTCGGTGCGCCTGCTCGCCCAGCTGACCCGCCAGGTCGCGGTGGTGCAGTACCCGACCCTGTCGTCGTCGACGGTGCGGCACGTCGAGGTGGTGGCGCTGTCGCCGGCCCGGCTGCTGCTGGTGGTGATCACCGATTCGGGCCGGGTGGATCAGCGCATCGTCGAACTCGGCGACGCCATCGACGAACATCAGCTCGGCCAGCTGCGCGACCTGCTCGGCAAGGCCCTCGACGGCAAGAAGATGGCCGCGGCCTCGGTGGCGGTGGCCGACCTGGCCAGCCAGCTCGACGGCACCGGCGGGCTCGGCGACGCCGTCGGGCGCTCGGCGACGGTGCTGCTCGAGTCGCTGGTCGAACATCGTGAGGAACGTCTCCTCACCGGCGGGACGGCGAACCTGACGAGCAACACCGCGGACTTCGGCGGCTCGCTGCGCTCGGTCCTCGAGGCGCTCGAGGAGCAGGTCGTGGTGCTCAAGCTGCTGGCCGCCAAGCAGGAGGCCGGCAAGGTCACGGTGCGCATCGGGCACGAGGCGCAGGTGGCCTCCGGTACCGAGCAGATGGCCGGGACGTCGGTGGTGTCCACGACGTACGGCACAATGGACACGGTCTACGGCGGCATGGGCGTGCTCGGACCCACGCGGATGGATTATCCGGGCACCATGGCCAGCGTCGCCGCAGTTGCTCTATACATCGGTGAGGTTTTGGGCACCCGGTAA
- the dnaJ gene encoding molecular chaperone DnaJ: MARDYYGLLGVSKGASDAELKRAYRKLARELHPDVNPDEEAQARFKEISVAYEVLTDPEKRRIVDLGGDPLDSAGGNGAGFPGGFGGLGDVFEAFFGGGTASRGPVGRVRPGSDSLLRLRLDLAECATGVTKQVTVDTAVLCDRCHGKGTHGDSKPASCDTCGGLGEVSSVQRSLLGQVMTSRPCPTCRGVGEVIPDPCHRCGGDGRVRSRREISVKIPAGVGDGMRVRLAAQGEVGPGGGPAGDLYVEVHEQAHDIFVREGDHLHCTVEVPMVDAALGTTVAVDDILDGAVDIVIPAGTQPDAVITLRGHGMPHLRSGVRGDLHAHVDVVVPAKLDPADTELLRQLKENRGRDVAQIRSAAAAAQNNGGGIFSRLRETFSGR, from the coding sequence GTGGCACGCGACTACTACGGTCTGCTCGGCGTGAGCAAGGGCGCCAGTGATGCGGAGCTCAAGCGGGCCTACCGCAAGCTGGCCCGGGAGCTGCATCCCGACGTCAACCCCGACGAGGAGGCGCAGGCCCGGTTCAAAGAGATCTCGGTGGCCTACGAGGTACTGACCGATCCGGAGAAGCGGCGCATCGTCGACCTCGGCGGTGACCCGCTGGACAGCGCGGGCGGCAACGGCGCCGGGTTCCCCGGCGGCTTCGGCGGCCTCGGCGACGTTTTCGAGGCGTTCTTCGGTGGCGGCACCGCCTCGCGCGGGCCCGTCGGCCGGGTCCGTCCCGGCTCGGACTCGCTGCTGCGGCTGCGGCTGGACCTCGCCGAGTGCGCGACGGGTGTGACCAAGCAGGTCACCGTCGACACCGCGGTGCTGTGCGACCGCTGCCACGGCAAGGGCACCCACGGCGACTCCAAGCCGGCCTCCTGCGACACCTGCGGCGGGCTGGGCGAGGTGTCCAGCGTGCAGCGGTCGCTGCTGGGCCAGGTGATGACCTCCCGGCCGTGTCCCACCTGCCGCGGGGTCGGCGAGGTGATCCCCGATCCGTGCCACCGCTGCGGCGGCGACGGCCGGGTGCGGTCCCGCCGGGAGATCAGCGTGAAGATCCCCGCCGGCGTCGGCGACGGCATGCGGGTGCGGCTGGCCGCCCAGGGCGAGGTGGGCCCCGGCGGCGGCCCGGCCGGCGACCTGTACGTCGAGGTGCACGAGCAGGCCCACGACATCTTCGTCCGCGAGGGCGACCACCTGCACTGCACCGTCGAGGTACCGATGGTCGACGCGGCGCTGGGCACCACGGTGGCCGTCGACGACATTCTCGACGGCGCGGTCGACATCGTCATCCCGGCGGGCACCCAGCCGGACGCGGTGATCACGCTGCGCGGCCACGGCATGCCGCATCTGCGCTCCGGGGTCCGCGGCGACCTGCACGCGCACGTCGACGTGGTGGTGCCGGCCAAGCTCGACCCGGCCGACACCGAGCTGCTGCGCCAGCTCAAGGAGAACCGCGGCCGCGACGTCGCCCAGATCCGCTCGGCCGCCGCGGCCGCTCAGAACAACGGCGGCGGCATCTTCAGCCGGCTGCGCGAAACCTTCTCCGGCCGCTGA
- a CDS encoding 16S rRNA (uracil(1498)-N(3))-methyltransferase, translated as MSHALFYVDHVPDVGGIAVVDGDEGFHAATVRRLRPGEHIVLGDGVGELADCVVEGTAKRELTARVLARRSVAAARPSVTVVQAIPKSERSELAVELATEAGADEVIAWQAARCVARWDDARADKGLRRWSAVARSAARQSRRAHIPAVAGPLRTADVVARAAGCDVVLALHEAADTALTELTELPLAQADSIMLIVGPEGGITDDEIAALTGAGAHAVRLGPTVLRTSTAAAVALGALGVLTPRWG; from the coding sequence ATCTCCCACGCGCTGTTCTACGTCGACCACGTTCCCGACGTCGGTGGGATCGCCGTCGTCGACGGCGACGAGGGGTTCCACGCCGCGACGGTGCGCCGACTGCGACCCGGTGAGCACATCGTGCTCGGCGACGGCGTCGGCGAGTTGGCCGACTGCGTCGTCGAGGGCACCGCGAAACGCGAACTGACCGCCCGGGTGCTGGCCCGCCGCAGCGTCGCGGCGGCGCGGCCGTCCGTCACCGTGGTGCAGGCCATCCCCAAGTCGGAACGCTCCGAGCTGGCGGTCGAGTTGGCCACCGAGGCCGGCGCCGACGAGGTCATCGCCTGGCAGGCTGCGCGCTGCGTCGCCCGCTGGGATGATGCCCGCGCGGACAAGGGATTGCGACGCTGGAGCGCGGTGGCCCGTTCGGCCGCCCGGCAGTCCCGCCGAGCCCACATCCCGGCGGTGGCCGGCCCGCTGCGCACCGCCGACGTCGTCGCGCGGGCGGCGGGGTGCGATGTGGTGCTGGCGCTGCACGAGGCGGCGGATACCGCACTGACCGAACTCACCGAACTGCCTCTGGCACAGGCGGATTCGATCATGCTGATCGTCGGTCCCGAGGGCGGCATCACCGACGACGAGATCGCCGCCCTGACCGGGGCCGGTGCGCACGCGGTGCGGCTGGGCCCGACGGTGTTGCGCACCTCGACGGCGGCCGCGGTCGCACTCGGCGCGCTCGGCGTACTGACCCCGCGCTGGGGTTAG
- the mbtG gene encoding NADPH-dependent L-lysine N(6)-monooxygenase MbtG has protein sequence MTGTLAIIGAGPKAVAVAAKAAVLRDMGVAVPDVVAVERSAVAANWQPAGGWTDGNHRLGTGPEKDVGFPYRSSLVPRRNGELDERMMRYSWQSYLVATGQFAEWIDRGRPAPAHRKWAQYLKWVADNVNMNVLRGEVTSIGVDGRRWALGTDGTTIRADAVMVTGPGQPERSILPGNPRVLSIAEFWHRAAAHERISAERVVVIGGGETAAAILNELFAHRVSTITVISPQVTLFTRGEGFFENTLFSDPTHWSGLTLAERKDAIARTDRGVFSARVQDALLADDRIRHLRGRVAHAVARDEQIRLTLHSDRAGESLETVHGFDLVIDGSGADALWFTELFNQDALDLIELGLGGPMTGERLQESVGYDLAVSHLTPKLFLPNLSGLNQGPGFPNLSCLGLLSDRVLGAELTDNHDRASRRSYEHQPLR, from the coding sequence ATGACCGGCACGCTGGCAATCATCGGCGCCGGACCCAAGGCGGTCGCGGTGGCCGCCAAGGCCGCCGTCCTGCGCGACATGGGTGTCGCGGTGCCCGACGTCGTCGCCGTGGAACGCAGTGCGGTGGCGGCCAATTGGCAACCGGCCGGCGGCTGGACCGACGGCAACCACCGATTGGGCACCGGACCGGAGAAGGACGTCGGGTTCCCGTACCGGTCCTCGCTGGTCCCGCGGCGCAACGGCGAACTCGACGAGCGCATGATGCGCTACAGCTGGCAGTCCTACCTGGTGGCCACCGGGCAGTTCGCGGAATGGATCGACCGCGGCCGCCCCGCCCCGGCGCACCGCAAGTGGGCGCAGTACCTCAAGTGGGTCGCCGACAACGTCAACATGAACGTGCTGCGCGGCGAGGTCACCAGCATCGGGGTGGACGGCCGCCGCTGGGCGCTGGGCACCGACGGCACCACGATCCGGGCCGACGCGGTGATGGTCACCGGACCCGGCCAGCCCGAGCGGTCGATCCTGCCCGGCAACCCACGGGTGCTCTCGATCGCCGAGTTCTGGCATCGCGCCGCGGCCCACGAACGCATCAGCGCCGAGCGGGTGGTGGTGATCGGCGGCGGCGAGACCGCCGCGGCCATCCTCAACGAGCTTTTCGCGCACCGAGTCTCGACCATCACGGTGATCTCGCCGCAGGTGACGCTGTTCACCCGCGGTGAGGGGTTCTTCGAGAACACGCTGTTCTCCGACCCGACGCACTGGTCGGGTCTGACGCTGGCCGAGCGCAAGGACGCCATCGCGCGGACCGACCGCGGGGTGTTCTCGGCGCGGGTGCAGGACGCGCTGCTGGCCGACGACCGGATCCGGCACCTGCGCGGCCGGGTGGCCCACGCCGTGGCCCGCGACGAGCAGATCCGGCTGACGCTGCACAGCGACCGCGCCGGCGAGTCGCTGGAGACCGTGCACGGTTTCGACCTGGTGATCGACGGTTCGGGCGCCGACGCGCTGTGGTTCACCGAGCTGTTCAACCAGGACGCGCTGGACCTCATCGAGCTGGGGCTCGGCGGCCCGATGACCGGCGAGCGGCTGCAGGAGTCGGTCGGCTACGACCTGGCGGTCTCGCATCTGACCCCGAAGCTGTTCCTGCCCAACCTGTCCGGACTCAACCAGGGTCCCGGATTCCCGAACCTGAGCTGCCTGGGACTGCTGTCCGACCGGGTGCTGGGCGCCGAGCTGACCGACAACCACGACCGCGCGAGTAGGAGAAGCTATGAGCACCAACCCCTTCGATGA
- a CDS encoding GGDEF domain-containing protein, with protein MIRTLRVWLRQPDHYYWITALLAARGAEVAATRVVSALVGSLAILPIFMIFSPAGPHGPVNVAISLVAALVAIGLALWWRRAHWPSRQQSLLFVTLASISVTAVALVQSNPVSGIFATCAFAGIGGYLVFFHSARHVFSMLLATLLVGAIPFVRLTAAGDPIWGAGMITAVLVIILSATAGCQAFVQMLGEATVGGDLEPVTGLLNRSAFYEAAGTFIASRSRVDDRHLVIVVVSLDNFALLAPAHATSARIAAGRAMRETTRRDAVVAHITDSEFLVADSFAAPDASALVERIRSAIRSTPLRLTTSIGVVCTPMAGLAACPPYELLDELIALGTKVMYDARRAGGNRAQYAVCERPACLDGYPDETEDTG; from the coding sequence GCGCTGCTGGCGGCCCGCGGGGCCGAGGTGGCCGCCACCCGGGTGGTGTCCGCGCTGGTGGGCAGCCTGGCCATCCTGCCGATCTTCATGATCTTCTCCCCCGCGGGCCCGCACGGCCCGGTCAACGTGGCCATCTCGTTGGTCGCGGCGCTGGTGGCCATTGGGCTGGCGCTGTGGTGGCGACGGGCTCACTGGCCCAGCCGGCAACAGTCGCTGCTGTTCGTCACGCTCGCGTCGATCTCCGTGACCGCGGTCGCGCTCGTGCAGTCCAACCCGGTCAGCGGCATCTTCGCCACCTGCGCGTTCGCCGGGATCGGCGGCTACCTGGTGTTCTTCCACAGCGCGCGGCACGTGTTCAGCATGCTGTTGGCCACGCTGCTGGTCGGCGCCATCCCGTTCGTCCGACTGACCGCGGCCGGGGATCCGATCTGGGGCGCCGGGATGATCACCGCGGTGCTGGTGATCATCCTGTCGGCGACGGCGGGTTGTCAGGCCTTCGTGCAGATGCTCGGGGAGGCCACGGTCGGCGGCGACCTCGAGCCGGTGACGGGCCTGCTGAACCGGTCGGCGTTCTACGAGGCCGCCGGGACGTTCATCGCCTCCCGCAGCCGCGTCGACGACCGCCACCTGGTGATCGTCGTGGTCAGCCTGGACAACTTCGCGTTGCTCGCGCCCGCACACGCCACCTCGGCGCGCATCGCCGCCGGGCGGGCGATGCGCGAGACCACCCGCCGCGACGCCGTCGTCGCCCACATCACCGACAGCGAATTCCTGGTCGCCGACAGCTTCGCCGCACCGGACGCCAGCGCCCTGGTGGAACGGATCCGCAGCGCCATCCGGAGCACGCCGCTGCGGCTGACCACCAGCATCGGCGTGGTGTGCACCCCGATGGCCGGGCTGGCGGCCTGCCCGCCGTATGAACTGCTCGACGAGCTGATCGCGTTGGGCACCAAGGTGATGTACGACGCGCGCCGGGCCGGCGGCAACCGCGCCCAGTACGCGGTCTGCGAGCGACCGGCCTGCCTGGACGGCTACCCGGACGAGACCGAGGACACCGGCTAA
- a CDS encoding non-ribosomal peptide synthetase — protein sequence MTSTDQNKGAPAIEDVIALSPLQQGLFSMTTLAGTDPDGRPDPYVIAMAADVTGTLDAGLLRDCAALMLARHPNLRASFFRGNLSRTVQVIPAAVEVPWTERTASGDEEAAALEAAERARPFDLEHGPAIRFLLIELPEQRWRLAVMAHHIIIDGWSLPLFVGELITLYRAGGDAAALPNSPRPYRDYIGWLASRDQQASRAVWQRHLAGLAGPTLLTPALTDVEPTPGLPRRTEVRLDRAATTALAEAARARRVTLNTLVQMAWAAVLSVFTDRHDVVFGMTVSGRPDELSGVESMVGLFVNTVPLRISLDPRRSVGEQCTALQRTAAELREHSYLAHNELRGLAGVGELFDTLLVYENFPPGGLVGGGEFTANGATFTPAALESLSHFPVTIAAHLTDGELTVLVETLEGALGPVDEAELGRRVIATAEDLITQWDNPLRDVNSLFAEEAEAIRAAARTGPDTAAMAGSPVAAGVHLRFAQIAARHPDAVALSHADGELSYAELDRAADRLAAALVARGVADEAPVAINLPRGPQYVIAMFAVLKAGGMIVPLDPAMPAERIADIIDQSAARVVIDADWPAESPEPPADYRPARTGPEHAAYAVFTSGTTGKPKGVIGTHGAVLSYAADHAENVLRPAATRLSRPLRIAHAWSFTFDAAWQPLAGLLDGHSVHIVGDAVQRDADALVDVIDRHGVDLIDTTPSMFAQLYNVGLLTQVPLTVLALGGEAIGIGTWRNIRAACERTGMTAYNCYGPTETTVEAVVAAIADHPQPTIGRPTTDTRAQVLDSWLRPVPDGVAGELYLSGAQVTRGYLGRPAETAGRFVADPANPGARMYRTGDVVRRNPDATLQYLGRSDDQVKIRGYRVEPGEITAVLLTHPLIQTAHVAVRAHRSGPRLIAYVATGGTEVPVAEVRAMLTTRLPRYLVPHRIVVLDELPLTSHGKVDERALAAADGDIDDGPVAKPETETEAALAEVVAELLETPVVDVAADLLSMGLDSIVALSVVQAARRRGIPLRARLMLECGSIRELAAAIDAEVESTAATVDNATDGSPIPVLPNVHWLYEYGSPRRLAQTEAIRLPQGTTGAQLRAVLAAIVAGHEVLRCRLDRATMTLVPDPEPADVFSEVDAGADLAATVVEQTAKAVESLDPERGRLLSAVWVREDGGPGVLVLTAHVLALDPASWRILIGELDAGWHALADGHQPVSVREHTGYRQWSHRLGERALKLDTCEFWVSQLRGPDPDLGARRIRPQTDRAAHLQVSLSMSGREVAERLVGAAVPMTDLLAAAASRMVTAWRHRRGQDSPTPLLALETHGRAEAVVDPDGSTDIGETVGLFSAIYPVRVAPEPGLPRIPGDGIDYGLLRYLRADTGAQLREHAEPQIMLNYLGRTEAARGGSAELDRTLLAGASLLPEPELAVLHELTVTAAVMLDATEAPVLATQWRALPDIFTADDIAVLQSLWEDALSDVAREVAS from the coding sequence GTGACCTCCACTGACCAGAACAAGGGCGCCCCCGCGATCGAGGACGTCATCGCGCTGAGCCCGCTGCAACAGGGGCTGTTCTCGATGACCACCCTGGCCGGCACCGACCCCGACGGCCGGCCGGACCCCTACGTCATCGCGATGGCCGCCGACGTGACCGGCACCCTGGACGCGGGGCTGCTGCGCGACTGCGCGGCGCTGATGCTGGCGCGCCATCCGAACCTGCGCGCCAGCTTCTTTCGCGGCAACCTGAGCCGCACCGTGCAGGTGATCCCGGCCGCCGTCGAGGTGCCGTGGACCGAACGCACGGCGTCGGGCGACGAGGAGGCCGCCGCGCTCGAGGCCGCCGAGCGGGCCCGGCCGTTCGACCTCGAACACGGCCCCGCCATCCGGTTCCTGCTCATCGAACTGCCCGAGCAGCGGTGGCGGCTGGCGGTGATGGCGCACCACATCATCATCGACGGCTGGTCACTGCCGCTGTTCGTCGGCGAGCTGATCACGCTGTACCGCGCCGGCGGCGACGCGGCCGCACTGCCGAATTCGCCCCGCCCGTACCGGGATTACATCGGCTGGCTGGCGTCCCGCGACCAGCAGGCCAGCCGCGCGGTGTGGCAGCGCCACCTCGCCGGGCTGGCCGGCCCGACGCTGCTCACGCCGGCGCTGACCGACGTCGAGCCCACGCCCGGACTGCCGCGGCGCACCGAGGTGCGGCTGGACCGGGCGGCCACCACCGCGCTGGCCGAGGCCGCCCGGGCCCGCCGGGTCACCCTGAACACTCTGGTCCAGATGGCCTGGGCCGCAGTGCTCTCGGTGTTCACCGACCGCCACGACGTGGTCTTCGGGATGACGGTGTCCGGTCGGCCCGACGAACTGTCCGGGGTCGAATCGATGGTCGGCCTGTTCGTCAACACCGTCCCGCTGCGGATCTCGCTGGACCCGCGGCGCAGCGTGGGGGAGCAGTGCACGGCGCTGCAGCGCACCGCCGCCGAACTGCGCGAGCACAGCTACCTGGCGCACAACGAATTGCGCGGCCTGGCCGGCGTCGGCGAACTGTTCGACACCCTGCTGGTCTACGAGAACTTCCCGCCCGGCGGGCTGGTCGGCGGCGGCGAATTCACCGCCAACGGTGCGACCTTCACCCCCGCCGCGCTGGAGAGCCTGTCGCATTTCCCGGTGACCATCGCCGCGCACCTGACCGACGGTGAGCTCACCGTGCTCGTCGAGACCCTCGAGGGCGCGCTGGGTCCCGTCGACGAGGCCGAACTCGGTCGCCGGGTCATCGCCACCGCCGAGGATCTGATCACGCAGTGGGACAACCCGCTTCGCGACGTCAACAGCCTGTTCGCCGAGGAGGCCGAGGCGATCCGCGCCGCGGCCCGCACCGGCCCCGACACCGCCGCGATGGCGGGCTCGCCGGTCGCCGCAGGGGTGCACCTGCGGTTCGCGCAGATCGCCGCGCGCCACCCCGACGCCGTGGCCCTGAGCCACGCCGACGGCGAACTCAGCTACGCCGAACTCGACCGCGCCGCCGACCGGCTGGCCGCCGCTCTGGTGGCGCGCGGCGTCGCCGACGAGGCGCCGGTGGCGATCAACCTGCCGCGCGGCCCGCAGTACGTGATCGCGATGTTCGCGGTGCTCAAGGCCGGCGGGATGATCGTCCCGCTGGACCCGGCGATGCCGGCCGAGCGGATCGCCGACATCATCGACCAGAGCGCCGCGCGGGTGGTCATCGACGCCGACTGGCCCGCCGAGAGCCCGGAGCCGCCCGCGGACTACCGGCCGGCGCGCACCGGCCCCGAGCACGCCGCCTACGCCGTCTTCACCTCCGGCACCACCGGAAAACCCAAGGGCGTCATCGGTACTCACGGCGCGGTGCTGTCGTATGCGGCCGACCACGCCGAGAACGTGCTGCGGCCCGCGGCGACCCGGCTGTCGCGGCCGCTGCGCATCGCGCACGCCTGGTCGTTCACCTTCGACGCGGCGTGGCAGCCGCTGGCCGGGCTGCTCGACGGGCACAGCGTGCACATCGTCGGGGACGCCGTCCAGCGCGACGCCGACGCGCTGGTGGATGTCATCGACCGGCACGGGGTGGACCTGATCGACACCACGCCGTCGATGTTCGCCCAGCTCTACAACGTCGGCCTGCTCACCCAGGTGCCGCTGACGGTGCTGGCCCTCGGCGGCGAGGCCATCGGCATCGGCACCTGGCGCAACATCCGCGCGGCCTGCGAGCGCACCGGCATGACCGCCTACAACTGCTACGGGCCCACCGAGACGACGGTCGAGGCCGTCGTGGCGGCCATCGCCGATCATCCGCAGCCGACCATCGGCCGGCCCACCACCGACACCCGCGCCCAGGTGCTGGACTCCTGGTTGCGTCCGGTGCCCGACGGGGTGGCCGGGGAGCTGTACCTGTCCGGTGCGCAGGTGACCCGCGGCTATCTGGGCCGCCCCGCCGAGACGGCCGGCCGGTTCGTCGCCGACCCCGCCAACCCCGGCGCGCGGATGTACCGCACCGGAGATGTGGTGCGCCGCAACCCCGATGCGACGCTGCAGTACCTGGGCCGCTCCGACGACCAGGTCAAGATCCGCGGCTACCGGGTCGAGCCCGGCGAGATCACCGCGGTGCTGCTGACCCATCCGCTGATCCAGACCGCCCACGTGGCGGTCCGGGCGCACCGCAGCGGCCCGCGCCTGATCGCCTACGTCGCCACCGGCGGCACCGAAGTGCCGGTCGCCGAGGTCCGGGCCATGCTGACCACCCGGCTGCCGCGCTACCTGGTGCCGCACCGCATCGTGGTGCTCGACGAGTTGCCGCTGACCTCGCACGGCAAGGTCGACGAGCGGGCGCTGGCGGCTGCGGACGGTGACATCGATGACGGACCGGTCGCGAAACCGGAGACCGAGACCGAGGCCGCGTTGGCCGAGGTGGTCGCCGAACTGCTGGAGACCCCCGTCGTCGACGTCGCCGCCGACCTGCTGTCGATGGGCCTGGACAGCATCGTCGCGCTGTCGGTGGTGCAGGCCGCGCGCCGGCGCGGAATTCCGTTGCGGGCCAGGCTGATGCTGGAGTGCGGGTCCATCCGCGAACTGGCCGCCGCCATCGACGCCGAAGTCGAGAGCACCGCGGCCACCGTCGACAACGCGACCGACGGCAGCCCGATCCCGGTGTTGCCCAACGTGCATTGGCTCTACGAGTACGGCTCACCGCGGCGGCTGGCCCAGACCGAGGCGATCCGCCTACCGCAGGGCACCACCGGTGCGCAGCTGCGCGCGGTCCTGGCCGCCATCGTCGCCGGCCACGAGGTGCTGCGCTGCCGCCTGGACCGCGCGACCATGACGCTGGTACCCGATCCCGAACCCGCCGACGTGTTCAGCGAGGTCGACGCCGGCGCCGACCTGGCCGCCACCGTCGTCGAGCAGACCGCCAAGGCGGTGGAAAGCCTTGACCCGGAACGGGGTCGGCTGCTCTCGGCGGTCTGGGTCCGCGAGGACGGCGGGCCCGGCGTGCTGGTGCTCACCGCGCACGTGCTGGCGCTCGACCCGGCGTCGTGGCGCATCCTGATCGGCGAACTCGACGCGGGCTGGCACGCGCTGGCCGACGGGCATCAGCCCGTGTCGGTGCGGGAACACACCGGTTACCGGCAGTGGTCGCACCGCCTGGGGGAGCGGGCGCTCAAGCTCGACACCTGCGAGTTCTGGGTGTCGCAGCTGCGCGGACCGGATCCCGACCTCGGGGCCCGGCGGATCCGCCCGCAGACCGACCGCGCCGCACACCTTCAGGTCAGCCTGTCGATGAGCGGCCGCGAGGTTGCCGAGCGGCTGGTGGGAGCGGCGGTGCCGATGACCGATCTGTTGGCTGCCGCGGCCTCGCGGATGGTGACGGCTTGGCGGCACCGGCGCGGTCAGGACAGCCCGACCCCGTTGTTGGCGTTGGAAACCCACGGCCGCGCCGAGGCCGTCGTCGACCCCGACGGCAGCACCGACATCGGCGAGACCGTCGGTTTGTTCAGCGCCATCTACCCGGTCCGGGTCGCCCCGGAGCCCGGCCTGCCCCGGATCCCCGGTGACGGCATCGACTACGGCCTGCTGCGCTATCTGCGCGCCGACACCGGCGCACAGCTGCGCGAGCATGCCGAGCCGCAGATCATGCTGAACTACCTGGGCCGCACCGAGGCGGCGCGGGGCGGGTCGGCCGAACTGGACCGCACCCTGCTCGCCGGCGCCTCGCTGCTGCCGGAGCCGGAACTGGCGGTGCTGCACGAGCTCACCGTCACCGCCGCGGTCATGCTGGACGCCACCGAGGCGCCGGTGCTGGCCACCCAGTGGCGGGCGCTGCCCGATATCTTCACCGCCGATGACATCGCCGTCCTGCAGTCGTTGTGGGAGGACGCACTCAGTGACGTGGCAAGGGAGGTCGCATCATGA